The following coding sequences lie in one Niabella agricola genomic window:
- a CDS encoding Y-family DNA polymerase: MRRYLSIWFPNLVAERGIRLRPELKPLAFVVAVPQRGRMLVKAASPVALKKGINPGMVVADARAMLPELKIFHDKPGVEQKLLHTLAEWSLRFTPVVALDLPDGLLLDISGCPHLWGGEARYLADIKTKLAGLGYNVKAAIADTIGCAWGVARFGTDEIIPAGKQYEAIAALPPMALRLDPSMVEKMRRLGFYRNDSFMSMPATVLRRRFGQALLIRLDQALGQAIEPLQPVFPAVIFQQRLPCLEPVRTRAAIDMALKTLLEQLSVQLLKEHKGLRTAIFKAYRVDGQVQEMSIGTNRAVRSVPHLLKLFEQKIDTIRPGLGIELFILEAPVVDELTVEQETLWAALGDGDGNSELANLLDRIAGKVGEKAISRYLPTEHYWPERSYKTAQSIDEPAATEWRDDRPRPICLLPVPEAIKVTAPIPDYPPMLFIYQGKIHKVRKADGPERIEREWWLEQGLVRDYYVVEDEEGGRYWLFRSGHYDQHTPEWFLHGFFA; encoded by the coding sequence ATGCGCAGATATTTATCGATATGGTTCCCAAATCTCGTTGCCGAAAGAGGCATCCGGCTGCGCCCAGAATTAAAACCGCTGGCCTTTGTCGTTGCGGTACCCCAACGGGGCCGCATGTTGGTAAAAGCCGCAAGCCCGGTGGCCCTGAAGAAAGGAATCAATCCCGGTATGGTGGTAGCCGATGCCCGGGCTATGCTGCCCGAGCTGAAGATATTCCATGATAAACCCGGTGTAGAGCAAAAGCTGCTGCATACTTTAGCGGAATGGAGCCTCCGGTTCACCCCGGTGGTAGCGCTGGATTTACCGGATGGCCTGCTCCTGGATATCAGTGGTTGCCCGCACCTCTGGGGTGGCGAAGCGCGATACCTGGCAGACATCAAGACGAAGCTGGCTGGTTTAGGCTATAACGTAAAAGCTGCTATTGCCGACACGATCGGCTGCGCATGGGGCGTTGCCCGCTTTGGTACGGACGAAATTATACCGGCAGGGAAACAATATGAAGCCATTGCTGCGCTGCCGCCGATGGCGCTGCGGCTTGACCCCTCAATGGTCGAAAAAATGCGCAGGTTGGGCTTTTACCGGAATGATAGTTTTATGTCGATGCCTGCAACAGTGCTCCGCCGTCGCTTTGGTCAGGCGCTGCTCATAAGGCTGGATCAGGCATTAGGCCAGGCTATAGAGCCCTTACAACCGGTATTCCCCGCAGTTATTTTCCAGCAGCGCCTGCCCTGCCTGGAACCGGTACGCACAAGGGCCGCAATAGACATGGCTTTAAAAACATTGCTGGAGCAATTGTCTGTACAATTGCTGAAAGAGCATAAAGGATTGCGCACTGCGATCTTTAAAGCGTACCGGGTGGACGGCCAGGTACAGGAAATGAGCATCGGGACAAACAGGGCGGTACGCAGCGTGCCGCATCTGCTTAAACTGTTTGAACAAAAAATAGACACCATCCGGCCAGGGCTAGGCATAGAGCTGTTTATCCTGGAAGCGCCGGTAGTCGATGAGCTTACCGTTGAGCAGGAAACTCTTTGGGCTGCATTAGGGGATGGGGATGGAAATTCAGAGCTGGCGAATCTTTTGGACAGGATCGCCGGCAAGGTTGGCGAAAAGGCGATCAGCCGGTATTTACCCACCGAGCACTATTGGCCGGAACGCTCTTATAAGACAGCCCAATCTATTGATGAACCGGCAGCTACTGAATGGCGTGATGATCGTCCGCGGCCAATCTGTTTATTACCAGTGCCGGAGGCAATAAAGGTAACGGCGCCTATCCCGGATTATCCGCCCATGCTGTTTATCTACCAGGGAAAGATTCATAAAGTCAGGAAAGCAGACGGGCCGGAAAGAATAGAACGGGAATGGTGGCTGGAGCAAGGACTGGTAAGGGATTACTATGTTGTGGAAGACGAGGAAGGTGGACGTTATTGGTTATTCCGATCCGGTCATTACGACCAGCATACACCAGAATGGTTTTTACATGGATTTTTTGCGTAA
- a CDS encoding ImuA family protein, producing the protein MLLIVTNVIFLVKMVTKPDILAQLQKEILDMQGLRVPLESERRDTGLGIINQAFPNQTFPVSAVHEFLSHSKDEAAATTGFISGLLGTLMCKGSCLWISRQRTVFPVALKAFGVRPDQVIFVQATNTKDALWIIEEGLKCGSLAAVISEIPELTFTESRRLQLAVEKSHVTGFIHRNVKGPAGNVACVSRWSIRPLPSMETGIPGVGIPAWNVELSKIRNGKPGQWQVYWTETGFEIATKKAPALPIAIKKVS; encoded by the coding sequence ATGTTACTAATAGTAACAAACGTGATTTTTCTTGTGAAAATGGTGACAAAACCGGACATATTAGCACAATTACAAAAGGAGATCCTGGATATGCAGGGGCTGCGTGTACCCCTGGAATCGGAACGCAGGGATACCGGCTTAGGTATAATTAATCAGGCTTTTCCGAACCAGACCTTCCCGGTCAGCGCAGTGCATGAATTTTTAAGCCATTCAAAAGACGAAGCAGCCGCGACCACCGGTTTCATATCAGGTCTGCTCGGCACGCTGATGTGTAAAGGCTCCTGTCTTTGGATAAGCCGGCAGCGAACCGTGTTCCCTGTAGCACTAAAAGCATTTGGCGTCCGGCCCGACCAGGTCATCTTTGTACAGGCGACCAATACAAAAGATGCGCTTTGGATTATTGAAGAAGGATTAAAATGCGGATCACTGGCAGCAGTTATCAGCGAGATACCCGAGCTGACCTTTACCGAGTCCCGCAGGCTGCAGCTTGCGGTTGAAAAAAGTCATGTCACCGGTTTTATTCACCGGAATGTAAAGGGCCCCGCAGGAAATGTCGCCTGTGTTTCCCGGTGGAGCATCCGGCCGCTTCCCAGTATGGAAACCGGTATACCTGGCGTAGGCATTCCTGCCTGGAATGTAGAATTATCTAAAATCCGTAATGGTAAACCCGGCCAATGGCAGGTATATTGGACAGAAACCGGTTTTGAGATTGCAACAAAGAAAGCCCCTGCGTTACCTATCGCCATTAAAAAAGTAAGTTAG
- a CDS encoding XRE family transcriptional regulator, with protein sequence MALAKIFFHQNIRFLRERRRFSQEDFAQRIGITRVKLHALESGRTKNPTAEDFVKFSEYFKISIDALLKTDLSKLGEIKLRDLEAGNDVYMSGEKMRVLAITVDKNNRENVEYVPVKAKAGYLRGYSDPEFLATLPKISKPNLPKHGTFRTFPIEGESMLPIPDNSDVTVQYIEDWRTIKPGTPCLLTLEGDPREIVFKMVTVQGNELLLQSLNTEYKPYTIPAADVLEIWSFYSYETKQFPEPASELQSIGEHVRQILCQLQKVKK encoded by the coding sequence ATGGCTCTTGCAAAAATTTTTTTCCACCAGAACATCCGTTTTTTAAGGGAGCGGCGGCGCTTCAGCCAGGAGGACTTTGCGCAAAGAATTGGTATTACGCGTGTTAAACTTCATGCTTTGGAATCAGGTAGAACAAAAAATCCGACAGCGGAGGACTTTGTTAAATTCTCGGAATATTTCAAAATTTCCATTGATGCGCTCCTGAAAACCGACCTGTCGAAATTGGGGGAAATCAAATTGCGTGACCTGGAGGCCGGAAATGATGTTTATATGAGCGGAGAAAAAATGCGCGTGCTGGCGATCACCGTTGATAAAAACAACCGGGAAAATGTGGAGTATGTGCCAGTAAAAGCAAAGGCAGGTTATCTAAGGGGGTATTCTGACCCGGAGTTCCTGGCGACATTGCCAAAGATATCTAAGCCGAATTTACCAAAACATGGCACCTTCCGCACCTTTCCTATTGAAGGGGAATCGATGCTGCCCATACCGGACAACAGCGATGTTACGGTTCAGTATATCGAAGACTGGCGAACAATAAAGCCGGGCACTCCCTGCCTGCTTACCTTGGAGGGTGATCCTAGGGAAATAGTGTTTAAAATGGTTACCGTACAGGGCAATGAGCTGTTACTGCAATCCCTGAACACCGAATATAAACCCTATACCATCCCTGCCGCTGACGTGTTGGAGATATGGAGTTTCTATAGCTATGAAACAAAGCAGTTTCCGGAGCCGGCAAGCGAGCTGCAAAGTATCGGGGAGCATGTGAGGCAGATACTGTGTCAACTGCAAAAAGTGAAGAAGTAA
- a CDS encoding helix-turn-helix domain-containing protein, with protein MNIDFEKHGVSSIQVYPQFVTEHLYFTIAGDACLVQTDPQKGFIKYPRNFIVGPQLVNDIVDLGKCKHIARISFRPGGLYRLLGIPMYELTDGLDLSLVLAKQSRDLSERLAGAADNYAAFEILESFLLQRAALLKPITPYDLAIAELVKHNGNISIRQAADWAALSIRQFERKSQMMLGVPPKLYARITRFSNACRYKQANPDKTWLQVTYEYGYADQMHLINDFKQFTGVNPESPEGRQALGVLSLIEGKR; from the coding sequence ATGAACATTGATTTCGAAAAGCATGGAGTTTCTTCTATACAGGTTTATCCCCAGTTTGTTACTGAGCATCTTTATTTTACGATTGCCGGCGACGCTTGTCTTGTGCAGACCGATCCACAGAAAGGCTTTATCAAATACCCTCGGAATTTTATTGTTGGCCCTCAGCTGGTCAATGATATAGTGGACCTGGGCAAGTGCAAACATATTGCACGTATTTCTTTCCGGCCTGGGGGACTTTACCGGCTGCTAGGTATTCCGATGTATGAACTGACCGATGGCCTTGATCTATCCCTTGTGCTGGCAAAACAATCCCGGGATCTGTCAGAAAGACTGGCGGGGGCAGCTGATAACTACGCTGCTTTTGAAATACTTGAATCCTTTTTGCTGCAACGTGCCGCCTTGTTGAAACCGATTACGCCTTATGACCTGGCTATTGCAGAGCTGGTAAAGCACAATGGAAATATTTCCATAAGGCAGGCTGCTGACTGGGCGGCGCTGAGCATTAGGCAGTTTGAAAGAAAGTCACAAATGATGCTGGGAGTTCCTCCGAAACTTTATGCCCGGATAACCCGGTTCTCCAATGCCTGCCGCTATAAACAGGCAAACCCAGATAAAACCTGGTTACAGGTTACCTACGAATACGGTTATGCCGATCAGATGCATCTCATTAATGACTTTAAGCAGTTTACGGGAGTCAACCCTGAAAGCCCCGAGGGTCGACAGGCGTTGGGGGTACTCTCGTTGATTGAGGGCAAAAGATAG
- a CDS encoding helix-turn-helix domain-containing protein, whose protein sequence is MKVPYSYSPHPPTTSVSETTDRLPYWSRVTIPSAQTVRHIKAPHAEIVVQQLIRKPFVVESVELNARKNFDFAIEVKEKIFMLYFLLEGNAAFKSEQGRHIAKAQGNQFFFTQNQPGNYFAGHQPGRHTSLMITISKSWIKKAGTAFSNLSTEIARFLASKRFSMTMPAMRMDKRIHILIRELYTRTTNNLPALDGLLRLYVAQVLERYNMLLEERRGMLAFKVREYLDQNYTNPDIGLSFLAKHFDVSERTLWNQFRQVFHTTIHAYYTELRLLLADRLLAEGKAPKDIYNLVGYHTERAFRYALLRHQQTNKG, encoded by the coding sequence ATGAAAGTCCCCTACTCCTACAGTCCTCATCCTCCTACGACTTCTGTTTCCGAAACAACAGACCGGCTACCTTACTGGAGCAGGGTGACCATCCCATCTGCTCAAACTGTTCGGCATATTAAAGCCCCTCACGCAGAGATCGTTGTCCAGCAGCTGATCCGAAAACCCTTTGTTGTTGAGTCCGTGGAGCTGAATGCGCGTAAAAATTTCGATTTTGCCATAGAGGTTAAAGAAAAAATATTCATGCTGTACTTCCTGCTGGAGGGCAACGCCGCCTTTAAGAGCGAACAGGGTCGACACATCGCCAAAGCTCAGGGTAACCAGTTCTTTTTTACGCAAAACCAGCCCGGCAATTACTTTGCAGGTCATCAGCCGGGTCGCCATACTTCATTGATGATCACCATATCCAAAAGCTGGATCAAAAAGGCGGGAACCGCATTTTCCAACCTTTCAACAGAAATAGCCCGCTTTCTTGCCAGCAAGCGCTTTTCTATGACGATGCCTGCTATGCGCATGGATAAGCGTATTCATATCCTTATACGTGAACTGTATACAAGGACTACAAATAACTTGCCCGCACTTGACGGCCTTTTACGCTTGTATGTTGCGCAGGTACTGGAGCGTTATAATATGTTGCTGGAAGAGCGGCGCGGAATGCTGGCCTTTAAGGTCAGGGAATATCTTGATCAAAACTATACAAACCCGGATATAGGCCTGTCATTTTTAGCGAAACATTTTGACGTCTCAGAAAGAACACTCTGGAATCAGTTCCGCCAGGTATTCCATACCACTATCCACGCCTACTACACGGAATTACGTTTGCTTCTGGCTGACAGGCTGCTGGCTGAAGGCAAAGCGCCAAAGGATATTTATAACCTGGTGGGCTACCATACTGAACGGGCGTTCCGCTATGCTTTGCTCCGGCACCAGCAAACAAACAAGGGTTAA